A genomic segment from Sorangium aterium encodes:
- a CDS encoding serine/threonine protein kinase has protein sequence MSAPSDPNGWRKYRPIAEIGRGGMADVCLAVAQGPAGFNKLVVLKRVRAELVEDAEILAMFLDEARLAARLNHPNVVQTHEVGDEGARFFIAMEYLDGQPLGSVRSRMGHDKVPLPLQVRVLCDALAGLHYAHNLRDFDGTPIQVVHRDVSPQNIFVTYDGVIKVVDFGIAKAADSLTETRTGMLKGKVSYMSPEQARGERVDRRSDVFSVGVILWEAIARRRMWKGFNDLAILGRLAIGEVPSLREEASKVDVDPEIERICQKALAPALEGRYATAAELQADLERWLVERHRGMTAREAGEIVASQFADDRARIKQVVEEQLRGVRWTGSYPRVTLTPDLPKLGTGRMSTTPTMTAPAAISHSSDATSMVPSVSATEAKERAARPNRAMFLVAVTFVAIGGTVSVGVLRAQPWRLAAGDHRQAQVAAPPAMEPSPTQEEDIRLVVRVSPVDAKVSIDGSPTSSGAYEGRLARDGRVHVIRVEAPGFIAQEETITASNDLFLSLALKSAPEAQPGRLAPIGRGAPAGAAAAPPASAAPPSSAPAPLSPPSAEQKPKRGIDLESPYAR, from the coding sequence ATGAGCGCTCCCAGCGATCCCAACGGTTGGCGGAAATATCGCCCGATTGCCGAGATCGGCAGGGGAGGCATGGCCGACGTCTGCCTCGCGGTCGCCCAGGGGCCCGCGGGGTTCAACAAGCTTGTCGTGCTGAAGCGGGTGCGCGCCGAGCTCGTGGAGGACGCCGAAATCCTCGCCATGTTCCTCGACGAGGCGCGCCTCGCGGCCCGATTGAATCACCCGAACGTCGTGCAGACGCACGAGGTCGGGGATGAGGGGGCGCGCTTCTTCATCGCCATGGAGTACCTCGACGGCCAGCCGCTCGGCAGCGTTCGCTCCCGCATGGGGCACGACAAAGTCCCGCTGCCGCTCCAGGTGCGCGTCCTGTGCGACGCGCTCGCCGGGCTCCATTACGCGCACAATTTGCGCGATTTCGACGGGACGCCGATCCAGGTAGTCCACCGCGACGTGAGCCCGCAAAACATCTTCGTCACCTATGACGGCGTGATCAAGGTGGTCGACTTCGGGATCGCCAAGGCGGCCGACTCGCTGACGGAGACGCGCACCGGAATGCTCAAGGGAAAGGTGTCGTATATGTCGCCGGAGCAAGCGCGCGGAGAGCGCGTCGACCGGCGATCCGACGTCTTTTCGGTGGGTGTGATCCTCTGGGAGGCGATCGCCCGGAGGCGCATGTGGAAGGGCTTCAACGACCTCGCGATCCTCGGGCGGCTCGCCATCGGGGAGGTTCCGAGCCTCAGGGAAGAAGCGTCCAAGGTCGATGTCGACCCCGAGATCGAGCGGATCTGCCAGAAGGCGCTCGCGCCCGCGCTCGAAGGCCGCTACGCCACCGCGGCCGAGCTGCAGGCGGATCTCGAGCGCTGGCTGGTCGAGCGCCATCGGGGCATGACCGCGCGGGAAGCCGGCGAGATCGTCGCCAGCCAGTTCGCGGACGATCGGGCGCGGATCAAGCAGGTCGTGGAGGAGCAGCTGCGCGGCGTGCGCTGGACCGGGAGTTATCCGAGGGTCACGCTGACGCCCGATCTACCGAAGCTGGGCACCGGTCGGATGTCGACGACACCGACCATGACCGCGCCCGCGGCCATCAGCCATTCCTCGGACGCGACCTCGATGGTGCCCTCGGTGAGCGCGACCGAGGCGAAGGAGCGCGCCGCGCGCCCGAACCGCGCCATGTTCCTGGTCGCGGTCACCTTCGTCGCCATCGGGGGCACCGTGAGCGTCGGGGTCTTGCGCGCGCAGCCATGGCGGCTCGCCGCGGGCGATCACCGCCAGGCGCAGGTCGCGGCGCCGCCCGCGATGGAGCCCTCTCCGACGCAGGAGGAGGACATCCGCCTCGTCGTCCGCGTCTCGCCGGTCGACGCGAAGGTCTCCATCGACGGCTCCCCGACGTCGAGCGGCGCCTACGAGGGCCGCCTCGCCAGGGATGGCCGCGTGCACGTCATCCGCGTGGAGGCGCCGGGTTTCATCGCGCAGGAAGAGACGATCACGGCGAGCAACGATCTCTTCTTGAGCCTCGCGTTGAAGAGCGCTCCGGAAGCGCAGCCAGGGAGGCTCGCCCCCATCGGTCGGGGCGCCCCGGCGGGCGCCGCCGCGGCGCCGCCTGCGTCCGCCGCGCCGCCGTCGAGCGCGCCTGCGCCGCTGTCGCCGCCGTCTGCCGAGCAGAAGCCGAAGCGGGGGATCGATCTGGAGAGCCCGTACGCCCGATGA
- a CDS encoding cupin domain-containing protein yields MKTLRITPEQMRSRIARFGELRAHMNHTVDASIPQEAFDAVNPPMYLLMAHAAQGVGEGMEPAIAGPKGMSVGIVSCRPGDKVLLHVHHRSREVFLCLKGRFALRWNEGGTDETTLEPFDMIDVPVGVYRQFENVGQEPALLLAIITDEHEDEPGDIAIAPEDRARFAERFGPAILEKLTAATGLLFTDPPTK; encoded by the coding sequence ATGAAGACGCTGAGGATTACCCCGGAGCAGATGCGCTCGCGCATCGCGCGGTTCGGCGAGCTCCGGGCTCACATGAATCACACCGTCGACGCCAGCATCCCACAAGAGGCGTTCGACGCCGTGAACCCTCCCATGTATCTCCTCATGGCGCACGCGGCGCAGGGCGTCGGCGAGGGGATGGAGCCGGCCATCGCCGGCCCCAAGGGCATGAGCGTGGGCATCGTCAGCTGCCGGCCCGGCGATAAAGTTCTGTTGCACGTACACCATCGCTCGCGGGAGGTATTCCTGTGCCTCAAGGGCCGCTTCGCGCTGCGATGGAACGAGGGCGGCACGGACGAGACGACGCTCGAGCCGTTCGATATGATCGACGTCCCCGTGGGCGTCTACCGGCAGTTCGAGAACGTCGGCCAGGAGCCAGCGCTGCTCCTCGCCATCATCACGGACGAGCACGAGGACGAGCCCGGCGACATCGCCATCGCCCCCGAGGACAGGGCGCGCTTCGCCGAGCGCTTCGGGCCCGCAATCCTGGAGAAGCTCACGGCGGCGACTGGCCTGCTCTTCACCGACCCTCCCACGAAGTAG
- a CDS encoding FIST signal transduction protein has translation MATQVFVGASSAADPKEAASEAVATALRGSSRTEHAARPAFALVLSTDQYDADALAAAVTSQLPGVPWAGCCTAGVFAGSRLLRQGLVVGLVASGTVRVGVGVAQPVSQDGRRAGVLAASRALEAFPSSVAPGWSRALIVLPDAVTGNGADVVRGAVEVGGTGVVWAGGGAGDNLRFVRTAQFAGGRAYSDSVVVVAIDSPARMATGIRHGFRPYGPPTMVTRAEGTVLAELEYEGAFSVYQRTARARGHQVNIDGFATFAMTHPLGIPQADGEHVIRDPLRVVSPGGLYCVGEVPDGCLIRVMEGDPIGLVGAAREAATTARDAVAGPIAGAFVFDCISRCMMLGETVRDELTTFESELGESVPVMGCLTFGEVGTLGRGVPQFHNKTAVVLALGA, from the coding sequence ATGGCGACACAGGTATTTGTCGGGGCGAGCTCCGCGGCGGATCCGAAAGAGGCTGCCTCAGAGGCCGTGGCGACGGCGCTCCGCGGGTCTTCCCGCACGGAGCATGCGGCGCGACCGGCGTTCGCCCTCGTCTTATCGACGGACCAGTACGACGCCGACGCGCTCGCCGCGGCCGTGACGAGCCAGCTGCCGGGCGTCCCCTGGGCGGGGTGCTGCACTGCAGGGGTCTTCGCCGGCAGCCGGCTGCTCCGGCAGGGGCTCGTGGTGGGGCTTGTCGCCTCGGGGACGGTGCGTGTCGGCGTCGGGGTCGCGCAGCCGGTGAGCCAGGACGGGCGGCGCGCCGGCGTGCTGGCCGCCTCGCGCGCCCTCGAGGCGTTCCCGTCGTCCGTCGCTCCCGGGTGGAGCCGCGCGCTCATCGTGCTGCCGGACGCGGTCACGGGCAACGGGGCCGACGTGGTGCGCGGCGCGGTCGAGGTCGGCGGGACGGGCGTCGTCTGGGCCGGCGGCGGCGCGGGCGACAACCTTCGCTTCGTGCGCACCGCCCAGTTCGCGGGCGGCAGGGCCTACTCGGACAGCGTGGTCGTTGTCGCCATCGACTCGCCGGCGCGCATGGCGACCGGCATCCGCCACGGCTTCCGGCCGTATGGCCCGCCCACGATGGTCACCCGCGCCGAGGGCACGGTCCTCGCCGAGCTCGAGTACGAGGGCGCCTTCTCGGTCTACCAGCGCACCGCGCGCGCGAGGGGGCATCAGGTGAACATCGACGGCTTCGCCACGTTCGCCATGACCCACCCGCTCGGCATCCCGCAGGCCGACGGCGAGCACGTCATCCGCGACCCGCTGCGCGTCGTCTCGCCGGGGGGGCTCTACTGCGTCGGCGAGGTCCCGGACGGGTGCCTCATCCGCGTCATGGAGGGCGACCCCATCGGCCTCGTCGGCGCCGCGCGCGAGGCCGCGACCACGGCGCGCGACGCGGTGGCCGGGCCCATCGCCGGAGCGTTCGTGTTCGACTGCATCTCGCGGTGCATGATGCTCGGCGAGACGGTGCGCGACGAGCTGACCACCTTCGAGAGCGAGCTCGGCGAGAGCGTCCCGGTGATGGGCTGTCTGACCTTTGGAGAGGTCGGCACGCTGGGCCGAGGAGTACCGCAGTTTCACAACAAGACCGCTGTCGTGCTCGCCCTGGGGGCCTGA
- a CDS encoding 4-alpha-glucanotransferase, whose translation MKDVGDDRGDAAPAEARWVDDERGLVEAALRLLGIRNLVLAIHDPSFPSDDAEDIGRGSPYTEGGRRFLRFVRDLGFNGVQLGPQGETSADNASPYDGTIFSRSTLSIALARLVEDGPSGALLRPESLREIVAGRPPGSEARAQHGHAYRAQRAALREAYASFEGRRRRGELGDLGDLERRLDAFTRRNAAWLERDGLYGPLCAEHRSGWFHGWSGEPDLDRRLYAPGPGEVVACGERRRALLDRYRDELRFYAFCQLLAHEQHAALRAVTADLGLKLYGDLQIGYSPQDAWAYQSVFLRGYLMGAPPSRTNPEGQVWSYPVLDPAQYADASSGGLALVRARMDKMFDEFDGVRLDHPHGLVCPWVYAADAPDPLRAVQGGARLFSSPDLPEHPLLARYAIVSPGQLNRAVPRYADDWVASLSPEQVGRYSVVFDTIARCAEARGRAISDVVCEVLSTLPFPLGAVLERHGLGRFRVTQKADLDNPKDVYRSENAAPADWIMVGTHDTPPLWRLLDTWERASALGRQAAYLATRLAPSPAEEGAMARALASDPRALAQAKLADLFASRASNVMVFFADLLGMKEIYNTPGTVGDHNWSLRVPRDYERSYLEMRARGAALDLPRVLALALRARGGAESEERGNLARRLERRPG comes from the coding sequence ATGAAGGACGTCGGGGACGACAGGGGCGATGCGGCGCCGGCCGAGGCTCGATGGGTCGATGACGAGAGGGGGCTCGTGGAAGCCGCGCTGCGGCTGCTGGGCATCCGCAACCTCGTGCTCGCGATCCACGATCCGAGCTTTCCCTCGGACGACGCGGAGGACATCGGGCGCGGGTCCCCGTACACCGAGGGCGGGCGCCGATTCCTCCGGTTCGTCCGGGATCTCGGCTTCAACGGCGTCCAGCTGGGGCCGCAGGGGGAGACCTCCGCCGACAACGCGTCTCCGTACGACGGCACCATCTTCTCGCGGAGCACGCTGTCGATCGCGCTCGCCCGGCTGGTCGAGGACGGCCCCTCTGGCGCGCTCCTCCGCCCCGAGTCGCTCCGGGAGATCGTCGCGGGGCGGCCTCCTGGCAGCGAGGCTCGCGCGCAGCACGGCCATGCGTACCGCGCGCAGCGCGCCGCGCTCCGCGAGGCGTACGCGTCGTTCGAGGGCCGGCGGAGGCGCGGCGAGCTCGGCGACCTTGGCGACCTCGAGCGCCGCCTGGACGCGTTCACGCGGCGGAACGCGGCGTGGCTCGAGAGGGACGGGCTCTACGGCCCCCTCTGCGCCGAGCACCGGAGCGGCTGGTTTCACGGCTGGTCCGGCGAGCCGGATCTGGACCGGCGCCTGTACGCGCCTGGCCCTGGCGAGGTGGTCGCGTGCGGGGAGCGCAGGAGAGCGCTCCTCGACCGGTACCGCGACGAGCTCCGCTTCTACGCCTTCTGCCAGCTCCTCGCGCACGAGCAGCACGCGGCGCTCCGCGCGGTGACGGCCGATCTCGGGCTCAAGCTCTACGGTGATCTGCAGATCGGCTATTCGCCTCAGGATGCCTGGGCCTATCAATCGGTCTTCCTCAGGGGCTATCTGATGGGGGCGCCGCCGAGCCGGACCAACCCGGAGGGCCAGGTGTGGAGCTATCCTGTCCTGGATCCCGCGCAGTACGCGGATGCGTCGTCCGGCGGGCTCGCGCTCGTCCGGGCGCGGATGGACAAGATGTTCGACGAGTTCGACGGGGTGCGCCTCGATCACCCGCACGGGCTCGTCTGCCCCTGGGTCTATGCCGCGGACGCCCCCGATCCGCTCCGCGCCGTCCAGGGAGGGGCGCGGCTCTTCTCGTCGCCCGACCTGCCGGAGCACCCGTTGCTCGCGCGGTACGCCATCGTCTCTCCTGGGCAGCTGAACCGCGCCGTGCCCCGGTACGCCGACGACTGGGTCGCCTCGCTGTCCCCGGAGCAGGTCGGGCGCTACAGCGTCGTCTTCGACACGATCGCGCGCTGCGCGGAGGCCCGCGGGCGCGCCATCTCCGACGTCGTGTGCGAGGTCCTGAGCACGCTCCCGTTCCCGCTCGGGGCCGTCCTCGAGCGGCACGGGCTGGGGCGTTTCCGGGTCACGCAGAAGGCCGATCTCGACAACCCGAAGGACGTCTATCGCAGCGAGAACGCCGCGCCCGCCGATTGGATCATGGTGGGGACCCACGACACGCCGCCGCTCTGGAGGCTCCTCGACACCTGGGAGCGCGCCTCCGCGCTGGGGCGGCAGGCGGCGTACCTGGCGACGCGCCTCGCGCCCTCGCCGGCCGAGGAGGGCGCGATGGCGCGCGCGCTCGCGTCCGACCCCCGCGCGCTGGCGCAGGCCAAGCTCGCCGACCTCTTCGCCAGCCGGGCGTCGAACGTGATGGTCTTCTTCGCCGATCTGCTCGGGATGAAGGAGATCTACAACACGCCCGGGACGGTGGGCGACCACAACTGGTCTCTGCGGGTCCCCCGCGATTACGAGCGGTCCTATCTGGAGATGCGCGCGCGCGGCGCGGCCCTCGATCTCCCTCGCGTGCTCGCGCTCGCGCTGCGCGCGCGGGGGGGCGCGGAGTCGGAGGAGCGCGGGAACCTCGCCAGGCGGCTGGAGCGCCGCCCGGGCTAG
- a CDS encoding GAF domain-containing sensor histidine kinase, producing the protein MASGEEHEIQEERLALLSVLQELTVAALDLFDPHQSMAVFLERLAERLSCIAVLVLVEPAPLAPRLLDAAGLSASSRALPIPPRSPAAAGEPTGGGAGLSLPYPELARPGLVTWHFSLEGQGDSGASSLLLCFESEPPFAPRYRGMMRRLTATFRTALVHRLLYARMLENERERARNLAAAEAGRAAAEAAQRRAAFLSEASRLLSSSLNYEATLVRVARLPVPFVADWCMVDIIEREAMLRRAVVVHADPQKSELARLLQGQTPMDSVLPSGVARVLETGEAALCEVAGAPLAPESERGSYDSEPPVSASEALLMELGLRRYIAVPLVTRGTMLGVLTIASGRDDLTYGVEDRALAEDLGRRAALAIDNARLYESAQRAIRAREELVAVVSHDLKSPLATIVMNTSLLRRKLPGADEAVEVRRPVERIQKAADRMNRLIRDLLDLAKLDGGHISIQPVPHDVAGLLGDAIELLREEAAEKSLRLEQSVELGVDRALCDRERILQVIANLVGNAIKFTSAGGEVAIRAEPWGREVRLSVRDTGPGIPEDQRARIFERYWQAKETAHKGTGLGLSIAKALVEVHGGRIWVESKVGEGSTFFFTLPMVEATSATSGVAAGTRLGA; encoded by the coding sequence ATGGCGAGCGGCGAAGAGCACGAGATCCAGGAGGAACGGCTGGCGCTCCTCAGCGTCCTCCAGGAGCTCACGGTCGCGGCGCTCGACCTCTTCGATCCGCACCAGTCGATGGCGGTCTTCCTGGAGCGGCTCGCCGAGCGCCTGAGCTGCATCGCCGTGCTCGTGCTCGTCGAGCCGGCCCCGCTCGCCCCGCGGCTCCTCGACGCCGCGGGCCTGTCGGCGAGCTCGCGCGCGCTGCCCATCCCGCCGCGCTCGCCCGCCGCGGCGGGCGAGCCCACCGGCGGGGGCGCGGGCCTCTCCTTGCCCTACCCCGAGCTCGCGCGGCCCGGGCTCGTGACGTGGCACTTCTCGCTGGAGGGGCAGGGCGACAGCGGCGCATCCAGCCTCCTCCTCTGCTTCGAGAGCGAGCCCCCGTTCGCGCCTCGGTACCGGGGCATGATGCGCCGGCTCACGGCGACCTTCCGCACGGCGCTCGTGCACCGCCTGCTCTACGCCCGCATGCTCGAGAACGAGCGCGAGCGAGCGCGGAACCTCGCCGCCGCGGAGGCGGGGCGCGCGGCGGCGGAGGCGGCGCAGCGGCGCGCGGCGTTCCTCTCGGAGGCGAGCCGGCTGCTCTCGAGCTCGCTCAACTACGAGGCGACGCTGGTGCGCGTCGCGCGCCTGCCGGTCCCGTTCGTCGCGGACTGGTGCATGGTCGACATCATCGAGCGCGAGGCGATGCTCCGGCGCGCTGTCGTCGTCCACGCCGATCCCCAGAAGAGCGAGCTCGCGCGCCTCCTGCAGGGCCAGACGCCGATGGACTCGGTCCTCCCGTCCGGCGTCGCGCGCGTGCTGGAGACGGGCGAGGCGGCGCTCTGCGAGGTCGCGGGCGCGCCCCTCGCCCCGGAGAGCGAGCGCGGCTCGTACGACAGCGAGCCGCCGGTGTCGGCCAGCGAGGCGCTCCTCATGGAGCTCGGCCTCCGGCGTTACATCGCCGTGCCGCTCGTCACGCGCGGCACGATGCTCGGCGTGCTCACCATCGCGTCCGGCCGCGACGATCTGACGTACGGCGTGGAGGACCGGGCGCTCGCCGAGGATCTCGGGCGGAGGGCCGCGCTGGCGATCGACAACGCGCGGCTGTACGAGAGCGCGCAGCGGGCGATCCGGGCCCGGGAGGAGCTCGTCGCGGTGGTGTCGCACGATCTCAAGAGCCCGCTCGCCACCATCGTCATGAACACGAGCCTCCTGCGCCGGAAGCTGCCGGGCGCGGACGAAGCCGTCGAGGTGCGGCGCCCCGTCGAGCGCATCCAGAAGGCGGCCGATCGCATGAACCGCCTCATCCGCGATCTGCTCGACCTGGCGAAGCTCGACGGCGGCCACATCTCGATCCAGCCGGTGCCCCACGACGTCGCCGGCCTGCTCGGCGACGCCATCGAGCTCCTGCGGGAGGAGGCGGCGGAGAAGTCGCTGCGCCTCGAGCAGAGCGTCGAGCTCGGCGTCGATCGGGCGCTCTGCGATCGCGAGCGGATCCTCCAGGTGATCGCCAACCTCGTCGGCAACGCGATCAAGTTCACGTCGGCCGGCGGCGAGGTCGCTATCCGGGCCGAGCCGTGGGGCCGGGAGGTGCGCCTCTCGGTGCGCGACACCGGCCCGGGCATCCCGGAGGACCAGCGGGCGCGGATCTTCGAGCGCTACTGGCAGGCGAAGGAGACGGCCCACAAGGGCACCGGGCTCGGCCTCTCGATCGCGAAGGCGCTCGTCGAGGTGCACGGCGGGCGCATCTGGGTCGAGAGCAAGGTGGGCGAGGGCAGCACGTTCTTCTTCACGCTGCCGATGGTGGAGGCCACCAGCGCGACCTCGGGAGTCGCGGCAGGCACGCGCCTCGGGGCCTGA
- a CDS encoding class I SAM-dependent rRNA methyltransferase: protein MRVHLTATAAAAVRRGHPWVYRDGIADGGGHGSKRGDGKRGERAHRGGAAASGDVVELSAEGAPFLGRGLWDANSAIAVRVFQRTQAPPLDERAIAERLERAFALRDGWFAGRDTTAYRLCNGEGDRVPSLVIDRYERAAVIRLDGDMLAPWLDRLLPHLARALGARGVRSIGLRARASAAGEDADGKKLAHLHGPPLPDRLFVRETGVAMEVDLARGQKTGAFLDQRDNRARVRALAAGRRRVLNLFSYAGGFSVAAALGGAGRVTSVDSASAAHASAQRTFRENGVDPAAHEFVTADAFDFLEKARARGDRYDLVVCDPPSFAPSERAKPRALGAYRRLHTAVARVLDRGGILCAASCSSHITAEDFLATLDDATLERDDLRIRAIHGQPEDHPTLPAWWEGRYLKFVVLE from the coding sequence ATGCGGGTCCATCTCACCGCGACGGCCGCGGCCGCCGTCCGCCGCGGCCACCCATGGGTCTACCGAGACGGCATCGCGGACGGCGGCGGGCACGGGAGCAAGCGCGGCGACGGCAAGCGCGGAGAGCGCGCGCATCGCGGGGGCGCCGCGGCGTCGGGCGACGTCGTCGAGCTGTCGGCCGAGGGGGCGCCGTTCCTCGGGCGAGGGCTCTGGGACGCGAACTCGGCGATCGCCGTCCGCGTCTTCCAGCGCACGCAGGCGCCGCCGCTCGACGAGCGGGCGATCGCGGAGCGGCTCGAGCGCGCCTTCGCCCTGCGCGACGGCTGGTTCGCCGGCCGCGACACGACGGCCTACCGGCTGTGCAACGGCGAGGGGGACCGGGTGCCGTCGCTCGTCATCGATCGGTACGAGCGCGCGGCGGTGATCCGCCTCGACGGCGACATGCTGGCGCCCTGGCTCGATCGCCTGCTCCCGCACCTCGCGCGCGCGCTGGGCGCCCGCGGCGTGCGCTCGATCGGCCTGCGCGCGCGCGCGTCGGCGGCGGGCGAGGACGCCGACGGGAAGAAGCTCGCGCACCTGCACGGGCCGCCGCTGCCGGATCGCCTCTTCGTGAGGGAGACGGGGGTCGCGATGGAGGTCGATCTCGCGCGCGGCCAGAAGACGGGGGCGTTCCTCGACCAGCGCGACAACCGCGCCCGCGTGCGCGCGCTCGCGGCCGGGCGCCGGCGCGTGCTGAACCTGTTCAGCTATGCGGGGGGCTTCTCGGTGGCCGCGGCGCTCGGCGGCGCGGGCCGGGTCACCTCCGTCGACTCGGCGTCGGCCGCGCACGCGTCGGCGCAGCGCACGTTCCGCGAGAACGGCGTGGATCCCGCGGCCCACGAGTTCGTGACGGCGGACGCGTTCGACTTCCTCGAGAAGGCCCGCGCGCGCGGCGACCGGTACGATCTCGTCGTCTGCGACCCGCCGAGCTTCGCGCCGAGCGAGCGCGCGAAGCCGCGCGCGCTCGGCGCCTACCGGCGGCTGCACACGGCGGTCGCGCGCGTGCTGGATCGGGGCGGCATATTGTGCGCGGCGTCGTGCTCGAGCCACATCACGGCGGAAGACTTCCTGGCGACGCTGGACGACGCCACGCTGGAGCGGGACGACCTTCGGATCCGGGCGATCCACGGGCAGCCGGAGGACCACCCGACGCTGCCGGCGTGGTGGGAGGGGCGGTATCTGAAGTTCGTGGTGCTGGAGTGA